The region GGGGCTCCTACCTTCTCTCTTGATATGTGGTCCAGAATTGTCCAGATGGGTTTCGTCTAAGAAGAAAGGAAACTGTCACAAGGACATCTTCAAAATCTGTTGAAAGTGATGCACAAGCAGAAGATTTTTGACAGTACAAAATGCAGTAGGAATCAGACCTTAagagtacaaataaaaaaaagaattaataattttaaagtCTACTACTATTAACAATAATTTACAGAACCATACAGAACttgctgcaaccctgacaaTGAAGTAGTTGATGCAAAAGAAGTGGATGAAGCAGTTCTTAAATAGAATTTGTCACGTTAAAGATTTTCATTTGTAAGAAAAGTATAAAATGCTAATGAAGTAGGTTTGTTTTCACCTTCTGGTTCATAGAAAACATCTGATCCCAGAATAATATCTACAGGTAGTAGAGCTGTAAGCTCTGGTGAGATCTCTCCCCAGGTAAGCGGGAGTACAGGAACATCAGGCAGATGGTTAAGTTCACAGGATCGCTTGCTGTTCTTCAGACACTGAGGAAGTTCAGCACTGTCCGACAGAATCACATGAGCTCCACACTTAGCTGCCACTATGCCTGGCAAACTGGCACCAGCACCAAGCTGTAGCAATGGGGGGAAAGATGGTGAACTTCATTAATACCAGCATGAAGTCTTCTAAATAGAGTCCAGTTGTGAAGTCTCACCTCTAGTATGCTTTTATTCTGTAGTGTCTCCTGTGCAGTCCAAACGTACTGTGCCAACACCACTGCTGCAGGCCAGACGTACATCCCATACTGAGGATCAACAACCTGGATTCACACACACGAGCAAAACATGACATGTGATGAACAGTATTAGTGGTAATGAACCATAACATG is a window of Trichomycterus rosablanca isolate fTriRos1 chromosome 22, fTriRos1.hap1, whole genome shotgun sequence DNA encoding:
- the mettl23 gene encoding methyltransferase-like protein 23 isoform X2, which translates into the protein MYVWPAAVVLAQYVWTAQETLQNKSILELGAGASLPGIVAAKCGAHVILSDSAELPQCLKNSKRSCELNHLPDVPVLPLTWGEISPELTALLPVDIILGSDVFYEPEDFEDVLVTVSFLLRRNPSGQFWTTYQERSTDWSIEALLHKWNLQCSHVPLDSFHANKKHLAGSTLPGNHTIQMLIITHKN
- the mettl23 gene encoding methyltransferase-like protein 23 isoform X1 — encoded protein: MNELVQKTFAFENQEDRRALRVSVAEVVDPQYGMYVWPAAVVLAQYVWTAQETLQNKSILELGAGASLPGIVAAKCGAHVILSDSAELPQCLKNSKRSCELNHLPDVPVLPLTWGEISPELTALLPVDIILGSDVFYEPEDFEDVLVTVSFLLRRNPSGQFWTTYQERSTDWSIEALLHKWNLQCSHVPLDSFHANKKHLAGSTLPGNHTIQMLIITHKN